A genomic window from Flintibacter sp. KGMB00164 includes:
- a CDS encoding DUF4867 family protein gives MIIHSVFDAAFAPYGKVLGGYDTAALTDTLKSVTPVPDGVDYVPSQPELEQLPIAGQFASNAYGGMPIQLGWCNGHNTKLNCLEYHRDSELNIGAQDFILLVAKEDDIVDGRLDTAKVKAFRAPAGAVVEVYATTLHYAPCSAAPGAGFQVVIVLPRGTNGPKPAITPLNGEDETLWACNKWLLAHADSSEAAQGAPVRLDGINVDIAADL, from the coding sequence ATGATCATCCATTCAGTCTTTGACGCCGCCTTTGCCCCCTACGGCAAGGTGCTGGGAGGCTATGACACCGCCGCCCTGACCGACACTCTGAAGTCGGTGACTCCCGTACCGGATGGGGTGGACTACGTTCCCTCTCAGCCGGAGCTGGAGCAGCTGCCCATTGCCGGACAGTTTGCCTCCAACGCCTACGGCGGCATGCCCATCCAGCTGGGATGGTGCAACGGACACAACACCAAGCTCAACTGCCTGGAGTACCACCGGGACAGCGAGCTGAACATCGGCGCCCAGGACTTTATCCTCCTGGTAGCCAAGGAAGATGACATCGTAGACGGCCGTCTGGACACCGCCAAGGTGAAGGCCTTCCGGGCTCCTGCCGGCGCAGTGGTGGAGGTATATGCCACCACCCTACACTACGCCCCCTGTTCCGCCGCTCCCGGAGCCGGCTTCCAGGTGGTCATCGTGCTGCCCCGGGGCACCAACGGCCCCAAGCCCGCCATCACTCCCCTCAACGGAGAGGATGAGACCCTGTGGGCCTGCAACAAGTGGCTGCTGGCCCACGCCGACAGCAGCGAGGCCGCTCAGGGCGCTCCCGTGCGGCTGGATGGTATCAATGTGGATATTGCCGCGGATCTGTAA
- a CDS encoding fucose isomerase — MFANIPEVKLGIIAVSRDCFPIALSTQRRQNIVAAYGEGLYECPITVENEADALKALDDVKAHGVNALVVFLGNFGPETPETILCQKFDGPTMYVAAAEGDGDLINGRGDAYCGVLNCSYNLGMRHLKAYLPEYPVGTAQECADMIREFVPIARAIIGVKNLKIITFGPRPQDFFACNAPIKGLYELGVEVEENSELDLLVAYKAHAGDKRIPEVVADMQKEMGERTYPDLLERMAQFELTLLDWAEQHKGARKYVAFADKCWPAFPEQFGFEPCYVNSRLASRGIPVACEVDIYGALSEYIGACITGDAITLLDINNSVPKYIYDEDIAGKFDYDIKDTFMGFHCGNTPSCKMCNGCAVKYQLIQNRLLENGGTPDFTRGTLEGDIAPGEITFYRLQCDSEGNLRSYIAQGEVLPVATRSFGGIGIFAIPEMGRFYRHVLIQKRYPHHGAVAFAHCGKALFEVLKYFGVSDIAYNQPKSLPYPTENPFQ; from the coding sequence ATGTTTGCCAATATTCCTGAGGTCAAGCTGGGCATCATTGCCGTGTCCCGCGACTGCTTCCCCATCGCCCTGTCCACCCAGCGCCGCCAGAATATCGTTGCCGCCTACGGCGAGGGCCTGTATGAGTGCCCCATCACCGTGGAGAACGAGGCCGATGCTCTGAAGGCTCTGGATGATGTGAAGGCCCACGGCGTCAACGCCCTGGTGGTGTTCCTGGGCAACTTCGGTCCCGAGACCCCCGAGACCATCCTGTGCCAGAAGTTTGACGGCCCCACCATGTATGTGGCTGCCGCTGAGGGCGACGGCGATCTAATCAACGGCCGCGGCGACGCCTACTGCGGCGTGCTCAACTGCTCCTACAACCTGGGTATGCGCCACCTGAAGGCCTACCTGCCTGAGTACCCCGTGGGCACCGCCCAGGAGTGCGCCGACATGATCCGGGAGTTTGTCCCCATTGCCCGGGCCATCATCGGCGTGAAGAACCTGAAGATCATCACCTTCGGCCCCCGTCCCCAGGACTTCTTCGCCTGCAACGCCCCCATCAAGGGCCTGTACGAGCTGGGCGTGGAAGTGGAGGAGAACTCCGAGCTGGACCTGCTGGTGGCCTACAAGGCCCACGCCGGGGACAAGCGCATCCCCGAGGTGGTGGCCGACATGCAGAAGGAGATGGGCGAGCGCACCTACCCCGACCTGCTGGAGCGGATGGCTCAGTTTGAGCTGACTCTGCTGGATTGGGCCGAGCAGCACAAGGGCGCCCGGAAGTATGTGGCCTTTGCCGACAAGTGCTGGCCCGCCTTCCCCGAGCAGTTCGGCTTTGAGCCCTGCTATGTGAACTCCCGCCTGGCCTCCCGCGGTATCCCCGTGGCCTGCGAGGTGGATATCTACGGCGCTTTGAGCGAGTACATTGGCGCCTGCATCACCGGCGACGCCATCACCCTGCTGGACATCAACAACTCCGTGCCCAAGTACATCTACGACGAGGACATCGCCGGCAAGTTCGACTACGACATCAAGGACACCTTCATGGGCTTCCACTGCGGCAACACCCCCAGCTGCAAGATGTGCAACGGCTGCGCGGTGAAGTATCAGCTCATCCAGAACCGCCTGCTGGAGAACGGCGGTACCCCCGACTTTACCCGCGGCACCCTGGAGGGCGACATCGCTCCCGGCGAGATCACCTTCTACCGCCTGCAGTGTGACAGCGAGGGCAACCTGCGCTCCTACATCGCTCAGGGCGAGGTGCTGCCTGTGGCCACCCGTTCCTTCGGCGGCATCGGCATCTTCGCCATTCCTGAGATGGGCCGCTTCTACCGCCACGTGCTCATCCAGAAGCGCTATCCCCACCACGGTGCGGTGGCCTTTGCTCACTGTGGTAAGGCTCTGTTTGAGGTGCTCAAGTACTTCGGTGTCTCCGACATCGCCTACAACCAGCCCAAGAGCCTGCCCTATCCCACCGAGAATCCCTTCCAGTAA
- a CDS encoding ROK family protein — MKPYAFGVDLGGNAIKIGLFQTTGNLVEKWTIPTRLEDHGSHLLSDVVDAIRAKMEERSLTWDVVEGVGMGVPGPVDQDGTVMRCVNLGWDILNVPKAVQELEPAIEKLKVANDVNAATLGEMWQGGAQWNNSAVMVTLGVGVGSGIVVDNKVFVGSTGAAGEIGHMCVNPKETERCTCGNYGCLEQYCSDTGLVHIAKMVLEELPEAPSMLREGEITPETICQAAKKGDIAASEVMERFGQLMGQALTAVACTVNPQVFVIGGQMAQAGMVILKPIETYFRRYAFHAFRNTPFVLAELGEDAGIYGSVRMLFDEVKLEEEPELEEEEELDL; from the coding sequence ATGAAACCCTATGCGTTCGGCGTTGACTTGGGCGGAAACGCCATTAAGATCGGTCTGTTCCAGACCACAGGCAATTTGGTAGAAAAGTGGACCATTCCTACCCGTCTGGAGGACCATGGCAGCCATCTGCTCAGCGATGTAGTGGACGCCATCCGCGCCAAGATGGAAGAGCGCTCCCTGACCTGGGATGTGGTCGAGGGTGTAGGCATGGGCGTGCCCGGACCGGTGGACCAGGACGGTACGGTGATGCGCTGCGTCAACCTGGGCTGGGACATTCTGAATGTGCCTAAGGCGGTGCAGGAGCTGGAGCCCGCCATTGAAAAGCTCAAGGTAGCCAACGATGTAAACGCCGCCACGCTGGGCGAGATGTGGCAGGGCGGCGCCCAGTGGAATAACAGCGCCGTGATGGTGACCCTGGGCGTGGGCGTCGGCAGCGGCATCGTAGTGGATAATAAGGTGTTTGTGGGCAGCACCGGCGCCGCCGGTGAGATCGGCCACATGTGCGTCAACCCCAAGGAGACCGAGCGCTGCACCTGCGGCAACTACGGCTGCCTGGAGCAGTACTGCTCCGATACCGGTCTGGTACATATCGCCAAGATGGTGCTGGAGGAGCTGCCTGAGGCGCCCAGCATGCTGCGGGAGGGAGAGATCACCCCGGAGACCATCTGCCAGGCCGCCAAGAAGGGAGACATTGCCGCCTCTGAGGTGATGGAGCGCTTTGGACAGCTCATGGGTCAGGCCCTTACCGCTGTGGCCTGCACCGTCAATCCTCAGGTCTTTGTTATCGGCGGCCAGATGGCCCAGGCCGGTATGGTGATCCTCAAGCCCATTGAGACCTATTTCCGCCGCTATGCCTTCCACGCATTCCGCAACACGCCCTTTGTGCTGGCCGAGCTGGGCGAGGACGCTGGCATCTACGGCAGCGTGCGTATGCTCTTTGACGAGGTTAAGCTGGAGGAAGAGCCCGAATTGGAGGAGGAAGAGGAGCTGGATCTCTGA
- a CDS encoding YitT family protein, producing MKKISFTALVSMVLSCVICSIAVNWVALPNGFVVTGITGLAMTAQAFTGINYALIYYGLMLLILVLTFVMLGYREVSNILFLSFLYPLVLWVLNHWTVEIILKEKLIAVMLFGVIYGVGAGITYRLGYSYGGTDTLAKILKTKVLKAVELKHILLALDGIIMAVMLLRFSLDVVAYALVGQIIYVNSMNYVIFNMGPKLYEIQIVCENSKAIESFVIHEIHKSATLSQVTGSYSGQTKTQVDCVCNSREYVQLREFIRDQGVDCFIKVFPLTHVFGQNKDFHRLSDENL from the coding sequence ATGAAAAAGATCTCGTTCACGGCCCTGGTCAGCATGGTGCTCAGCTGCGTGATCTGCAGTATCGCGGTCAACTGGGTGGCCCTGCCCAACGGCTTTGTCGTTACCGGCATCACCGGCCTGGCCATGACGGCGCAGGCGTTTACCGGCATCAACTATGCGCTGATCTACTACGGTCTCATGCTCCTGATCCTGGTGCTCACCTTTGTGATGTTGGGCTATCGGGAGGTGTCCAACATCCTGTTTCTCTCCTTCCTGTACCCCTTGGTGCTGTGGGTGCTCAACCACTGGACGGTGGAGATCATTTTGAAGGAGAAACTGATCGCCGTGATGCTCTTCGGCGTCATCTACGGGGTGGGCGCAGGGATCACCTACCGCCTGGGCTACTCCTACGGCGGCACTGATACCCTGGCCAAGATCCTCAAGACCAAGGTGCTTAAGGCGGTGGAGCTCAAGCACATCCTGCTGGCACTGGACGGGATCATTATGGCTGTGATGCTGCTGCGCTTCAGTCTGGATGTGGTGGCCTACGCTCTGGTAGGACAGATCATCTACGTCAACAGCATGAACTACGTCATCTTCAACATGGGGCCCAAGCTCTATGAGATCCAGATCGTGTGTGAAAACTCCAAAGCCATCGAGTCCTTTGTCATCCATGAGATTCACAAAAGCGCCACCCTCAGTCAGGTCACCGGCAGCTACTCCGGCCAGACCAAGACCCAGGTGGACTGCGTGTGCAACTCCCGGGAGTATGTACAGCTGCGGGAGTTTATCCGGGATCAGGGGGTAGACTGCTTCATCAAGGTATTTCCTCTTACCCATGTGTTTGGACAGAACAAGGATTTCCATCGGCTTAGCGATGAGAATCTGTAA
- a CDS encoding glycosyltransferase family 2 protein, translated as MNMIQLVEAFNLFLAVLFTVAYFYQLVYLVIGVIRRNHWTQSQDAKIHRYAAVISARNEAGVIAELIHSLKEQRYPQDCLDIYVVADNCTDNTAEVSRQAGAIVYERFNQNKKGKGYALDFLFRTLHHEGRDKYDGYMIFDADNLVDPNFTAEMNKVFDSGNYGAITCYRNSRNFGDNWISSGYAIWFLREARFLNFPRMLLGTNCHVSGTGFLINADVIRENGGWPFHLLTEDIEFSVSCALKGRRIGYCDKAVIYDEQPTTFRQSWDQRLRWSKGFYQVNANYSAALTRGFLRKPTRQSWSCYDMFMTVAPGMLLTLVTLAFNLVVCLACWGQPVYITNKILAVSGSFACSTVVNFYLGLLLFGALTVLSEWKQIQIPTYKKILYVFTFPIFMFTYVPISLAALVRKVEWKPIYHTGSQKALGKS; from the coding sequence ATGAATATGATTCAACTGGTGGAGGCCTTCAACCTCTTCCTGGCGGTCCTGTTCACGGTGGCCTATTTTTACCAGCTGGTCTACCTGGTGATCGGCGTGATCCGCCGCAACCATTGGACTCAGTCCCAGGATGCCAAGATCCATCGCTATGCCGCGGTGATTTCCGCCCGGAACGAGGCAGGCGTTATTGCAGAATTGATCCACTCATTAAAAGAGCAGCGCTATCCTCAGGATTGCCTGGACATCTATGTGGTGGCCGACAACTGCACCGACAACACCGCCGAGGTGTCCCGCCAGGCCGGCGCCATTGTCTATGAGCGTTTCAACCAGAATAAGAAGGGCAAGGGCTACGCCCTGGACTTCCTCTTCCGCACCCTGCACCATGAGGGCCGTGACAAGTATGACGGCTACATGATCTTTGATGCGGACAATCTGGTGGACCCCAACTTCACCGCTGAGATGAACAAGGTCTTTGACAGCGGCAACTACGGCGCCATCACCTGCTACCGCAACTCCCGCAACTTTGGCGACAACTGGATCTCCTCCGGTTACGCCATCTGGTTCTTGCGTGAGGCCCGCTTCCTCAACTTCCCCCGTATGCTTCTGGGCACCAACTGCCACGTCTCCGGCACCGGCTTTTTGATCAATGCCGACGTTATCCGTGAGAACGGTGGCTGGCCCTTCCACCTGCTTACCGAGGACATCGAGTTCTCCGTCAGCTGTGCTCTGAAGGGCCGCCGCATCGGCTACTGCGACAAGGCGGTCATCTATGACGAGCAGCCCACCACCTTCCGTCAGAGCTGGGATCAGCGTCTGCGCTGGTCCAAGGGCTTCTATCAGGTCAACGCCAATTACAGCGCCGCCCTGACCCGCGGCTTCCTGCGTAAGCCTACCCGTCAGAGCTGGTCCTGCTACGACATGTTTATGACTGTCGCTCCCGGTATGCTGCTCACCCTGGTGACTCTGGCCTTCAACCTGGTGGTCTGTCTGGCCTGCTGGGGCCAGCCGGTGTACATCACCAACAAGATCCTGGCCGTGTCCGGCAGCTTTGCCTGCTCTACCGTGGTCAACTTCTACCTGGGCCTGCTGCTCTTCGGCGCTCTGACTGTGCTCAGCGAGTGGAAGCAGATCCAGATTCCTACCTACAAGAAGATCCTGTACGTATTTACCTTCCCCATCTTCATGTTTACCTACGTTCCCATCTCCCTGGCCGCTCTGGTCCGGAAGGTGGAGTGGAAGCCCATCTACCACACCGGCAGCCAGAAGGCTCTGGGGAAGAGCTAA
- a CDS encoding sugar-binding domain-containing protein, translated as MQDSQERLRRLAHVATRYYLEDWKQSDIAKELGVSRPLVSRMLSEARELGVVEITVHTPGQQRQDLTEQLCVRWSLRDVVLCPDAGGDGQTNQTLALAAIDLLERLRARRVGIGWGHFIGQMVTVLEQEPRRHGPVQTICPLLGSAGIPIRNYHSNENVRLLAERLGAEPYFLNLPALAQSWEERELLCSTHLYRQTHLQWEQMDTALVNIGNYPSTPDFASVARYGDLLHRNRACGRLLNYYFNQEGEIITSDRDFAIQIPREVLSRCPRVIGLCSANTAASALEGALNTGLFTALVVREGLAEELLRGRG; from the coding sequence ATGCAGGACAGTCAGGAGCGGCTGCGGCGGCTGGCCCATGTGGCCACGCGGTACTACCTGGAGGACTGGAAGCAAAGCGACATCGCCAAAGAACTGGGGGTCTCCCGCCCCCTGGTCAGCCGGATGCTCAGTGAGGCCCGGGAATTGGGTGTGGTGGAGATCACCGTCCACACCCCCGGCCAGCAGCGGCAGGATCTGACCGAGCAGCTGTGTGTCCGCTGGTCTCTGCGGGATGTAGTGCTCTGTCCCGACGCAGGCGGCGACGGCCAGACCAACCAGACATTGGCCCTGGCGGCCATTGATCTGCTGGAGCGGCTGCGCGCACGCCGGGTGGGCATCGGCTGGGGCCACTTTATCGGCCAGATGGTGACCGTGCTGGAGCAGGAGCCCCGGCGGCACGGCCCGGTGCAGACCATCTGTCCCCTGCTGGGCAGTGCGGGCATCCCCATCCGCAACTACCACTCCAACGAAAATGTGCGCCTGCTGGCCGAGCGCCTGGGGGCAGAGCCCTACTTTCTCAATCTGCCTGCTCTGGCCCAGAGCTGGGAGGAACGGGAGCTGCTCTGCTCTACCCATCTCTACCGCCAGACCCACCTGCAGTGGGAGCAGATGGACACCGCCCTGGTGAATATCGGCAACTACCCCTCCACCCCGGATTTTGCCTCGGTGGCCCGGTATGGAGACCTGCTTCACCGCAACCGGGCCTGCGGGCGGCTGCTCAACTACTACTTTAACCAGGAGGGCGAGATCATCACCTCCGACCGGGACTTTGCCATCCAGATCCCCCGGGAGGTTCTGTCCCGCTGTCCCCGGGTAATTGGGCTGTGCTCGGCCAATACGGCCGCCTCCGCCCTGGAGGGCGCCCTCAACACCGGCCTGTTTACCGCCCTGGTCGTCCGGGAGGGACTGGCTGAGGAGCTGCTGCGGGGGCGCGGTTGA
- the lsrF gene encoding 3-hydroxy-5-phosphonooxypentane-2,4-dione thiolase encodes MADNIGNKAAHDYHLDVPVAQEGFYVKGAAHCDFGMKSRLARMFDPKSGNTVMLAFDHGYIMGPTAGLERIDLVIPPLAPYVNVLMGTKGVIRSCISPAAPVAKCVRVTYDSTVLYDDMSNGGGIACDMENALRMDAACVAVQTFIGAPGESRSLELLCRTADAGTRYGMPTLGVVAVGKQMERTEKFFLLATRVLAENGANVVKSYYCDGFERVAAACPVPIVIAGGKKLPELDALEMAYKAIQEGAHGVDMGRNIFQSDCPAGMAQAIGKVVHEGYTPKQAFEVYETVKHG; translated from the coding sequence ATGGCTGACAACATCGGCAACAAGGCCGCCCACGACTACCATCTGGACGTCCCCGTAGCCCAGGAGGGCTTCTACGTCAAGGGCGCGGCCCACTGCGATTTCGGCATGAAAAGCCGTCTGGCCCGGATGTTTGACCCCAAGTCGGGCAACACCGTGATGCTGGCCTTTGACCACGGCTACATCATGGGTCCCACCGCCGGGCTGGAGCGCATCGATCTGGTGATTCCGCCCCTGGCCCCCTATGTCAACGTGCTTATGGGCACCAAGGGGGTCATCCGCTCCTGCATCTCCCCTGCCGCTCCGGTGGCCAAGTGCGTGCGGGTGACCTACGACTCCACCGTGCTCTATGACGACATGTCCAACGGCGGCGGCATTGCCTGTGACATGGAAAACGCCCTGCGCATGGACGCGGCCTGTGTGGCGGTCCAGACCTTCATCGGCGCCCCCGGTGAGAGCCGCTCCCTGGAGCTTCTGTGCCGCACCGCCGACGCCGGCACCCGCTACGGCATGCCCACCTTGGGCGTGGTGGCGGTAGGCAAGCAGATGGAGCGCACCGAAAAGTTCTTCCTGCTGGCCACCCGGGTGCTCGCGGAGAACGGAGCCAACGTGGTCAAGAGCTACTACTGTGACGGCTTTGAACGGGTGGCCGCCGCCTGCCCGGTGCCCATCGTCATCGCCGGAGGCAAGAAGCTGCCCGAGCTGGACGCGCTGGAGATGGCCTACAAGGCCATCCAGGAGGGCGCCCACGGCGTGGACATGGGCCGGAACATCTTCCAGTCCGACTGCCCCGCCGGTATGGCCCAGGCCATTGGCAAGGTGGTCCACGAGGGTTACACCCCCAAGCAGGCCTTTGAGGTGTACGAGACTGTGAAACACGGCTAA
- a CDS encoding dihydroxyacetone kinase subunit DhaK — MKMKKFINNPENLTDELLDGLAAANRDIIHRGEENMIINNALEGADRVTIVTQGGSGHEPAISGFVGEGMVDISVVGDIFAAPGPQACVDAIKLADKGKGVLYIVLNHAGDMLTGNLTMKQCKKLGLNVVKVVTQEDVSNAPRENADDRRGLVGCIPTYKIAGAAAAEGKTLEEVAAIAQRFADNMATLAVAVRGATHPSTGAALADLGEDDMEIGMGQHGEGGGGRQPMKSADETAEIMVNALLKDIGIQSGEKVMLIINGSGATTLMEQLIIYRKCEQILKEKNIEIVANYVGELLTVQEQAGFQMFMARMDDELLRLWNAPCRTPYLTKK, encoded by the coding sequence ATGAAAATGAAGAAATTCATCAACAATCCCGAGAACCTCACCGATGAGCTGCTGGACGGTCTGGCCGCCGCCAACCGGGACATCATCCACCGCGGCGAGGAGAACATGATCATCAACAACGCCCTGGAGGGCGCTGACCGTGTCACCATCGTCACCCAGGGCGGCTCCGGCCATGAGCCCGCCATCTCCGGCTTCGTGGGCGAGGGCATGGTGGATATCTCCGTGGTGGGCGATATCTTTGCCGCCCCCGGTCCCCAGGCCTGTGTGGACGCCATCAAGCTGGCCGACAAGGGCAAGGGCGTGCTGTACATCGTACTCAACCACGCCGGCGATATGCTCACCGGCAACCTGACCATGAAGCAGTGCAAGAAGCTGGGTCTGAACGTGGTGAAGGTGGTCACCCAGGAGGACGTGTCCAACGCTCCCCGCGAAAATGCCGACGACCGCCGCGGCCTGGTAGGCTGCATCCCCACCTATAAGATCGCCGGTGCTGCCGCCGCCGAGGGCAAGACCCTGGAGGAAGTGGCCGCCATTGCCCAGCGCTTTGCCGACAACATGGCCACCCTGGCCGTGGCCGTCCGGGGCGCTACCCATCCCTCCACCGGCGCCGCTCTGGCCGACCTGGGCGAGGACGACATGGAGATCGGTATGGGCCAGCACGGCGAGGGCGGCGGTGGCCGTCAGCCCATGAAATCCGCCGATGAGACCGCCGAGATCATGGTCAACGCCCTTCTCAAGGACATCGGCATCCAGTCCGGCGAGAAGGTCATGCTCATCATCAACGGCTCTGGCGCTACCACCCTGATGGAGCAGCTCATCATCTACCGCAAGTGCGAGCAGATCCTGAAGGAGAAGAACATTGAGATTGTGGCCAACTACGTGGGCGAGCTGCTCACCGTTCAGGAGCAGGCCGGCTTCCAGATGTTCATGGCCCGCATGGACGACGAGCTGCTGCGGCTGTGGAATGCCCCCTGCCGCACCCCCTACCTCACCAAGAAGTAA
- a CDS encoding DAK2 domain-containing protein, whose amino-acid sequence MILDREALGAMLLQAAKLLEENTQYLSDIDSRFGDGDHGITMGKIAKLIQERVPQWGEDSIKDFLDSLGMAIMEVKGGSAGPLYGTMIGGLGVNLDDDASQVDEAGLKAMFAGCLSEMEDITTAKVGDKTMMDALIPAVQAAQQTQGDCKAILEAAAQAAQEGAKASEQFVSKFGRARSYKEQTIGTPDAGAVSTALFFQGLAQGI is encoded by the coding sequence ATGATTTTGGATCGAGAGGCTCTGGGCGCCATGCTGCTCCAGGCGGCCAAGCTGCTGGAGGAGAACACCCAGTATCTCAGTGATATCGACTCCCGCTTTGGCGACGGCGACCACGGCATCACCATGGGAAAGATCGCCAAGCTCATCCAGGAGCGGGTCCCCCAGTGGGGTGAGGATTCCATCAAGGACTTCCTGGACAGTCTGGGAATGGCAATCATGGAGGTCAAGGGCGGCTCTGCCGGACCGCTGTACGGCACCATGATCGGCGGACTGGGTGTCAATCTGGACGATGACGCCAGCCAGGTGGACGAGGCGGGCTTGAAGGCCATGTTCGCCGGCTGCCTGAGCGAAATGGAGGACATCACCACCGCCAAGGTGGGTGACAAGACCATGATGGATGCGCTGATCCCCGCGGTGCAGGCCGCCCAGCAGACCCAGGGAGACTGCAAGGCCATTTTGGAGGCCGCCGCCCAGGCCGCCCAGGAGGGCGCCAAGGCCAGCGAGCAGTTTGTCTCCAAGTTCGGCCGGGCCCGCAGCTATAAGGAACAGACCATCGGCACCCCCGACGCCGGCGCGGTATCCACCGCCCTGTTCTTCCAGGGACTGGCACAGGGAATCTGA
- the mgtE gene encoding magnesium transporter has protein sequence MEKKMMDIQALLELLERRDLHALRAALLEENEVDIAEFLEELPQDKIVVVFRALPKEMAAEVFSNLEPDTQQVIIQSATDQEVSAIVEELYVDDAVDMLEELPANVVKRVLKAARPDTRKLINQFLNYPDNSVGSIMTAEFTDLKQSMTVAQAIAHIRRTGENSESVYTCYVTDAGRRLEGVLTIKELLLAQDEQLIADLMETDVITAETTEDQEEAVARMMKYDFISLPVVDKEGRLVGIVTVDDVMDVMEEEATEDFEKMAAMAPSEKPYLKTSVLSLAKHRILWLLVLMISGMITGGILGQYEAAFAAMPLLVTFIPMLTDTGGNAGSQSSTLVIRGMAVGEIQLKDFAKVFWKELRVSMLVGVVLSAVNFVRLIITYPGNQMVALTVALALFVTVLLAKTVGGVLPMVAKLCHADPAIMAAPLITTIVDAISLVVYFRIACALLPI, from the coding sequence ATGGAGAAGAAGATGATGGATATTCAGGCGCTGCTGGAGCTGCTGGAGCGCCGTGATCTGCACGCGCTGCGTGCCGCCCTGCTGGAGGAGAACGAAGTCGATATCGCCGAGTTCCTGGAGGAGCTGCCCCAGGACAAGATCGTGGTGGTGTTCCGCGCCCTGCCCAAGGAGATGGCGGCAGAGGTGTTCTCCAATCTGGAGCCGGACACCCAGCAGGTCATTATCCAGTCGGCCACCGACCAGGAGGTCTCCGCGATCGTGGAGGAGCTGTACGTGGACGACGCGGTGGACATGCTGGAGGAGCTGCCCGCCAACGTAGTCAAGCGGGTGCTGAAAGCTGCCCGCCCTGACACCCGCAAACTCATCAACCAGTTTTTGAACTACCCCGACAACTCGGTGGGCAGCATCATGACCGCCGAGTTTACCGACCTGAAGCAGTCCATGACGGTGGCCCAGGCTATCGCCCACATCCGCCGCACTGGGGAGAACTCGGAGAGCGTGTACACCTGCTATGTCACCGACGCCGGCCGCCGACTGGAGGGCGTGCTCACCATCAAGGAGCTGCTCCTGGCCCAGGACGAGCAGCTTATTGCCGACCTGATGGAGACCGATGTCATCACCGCCGAGACCACCGAGGACCAGGAGGAAGCGGTGGCCCGGATGATGAAGTACGATTTTATCTCCCTGCCCGTGGTGGACAAGGAGGGCCGTCTGGTGGGCATCGTCACGGTAGACGACGTGATGGACGTCATGGAAGAGGAGGCCACCGAGGACTTTGAGAAGATGGCCGCCATGGCTCCCTCGGAGAAGCCCTACCTCAAGACCAGCGTACTGTCCCTGGCCAAGCACCGCATCCTGTGGCTGCTGGTGCTGATGATCTCCGGCATGATCACCGGCGGCATCCTGGGCCAGTACGAGGCCGCCTTTGCCGCCATGCCCCTGCTGGTCACCTTTATCCCCATGCTCACCGACACCGGCGGAAACGCCGGCAGCCAGAGCAGCACCCTGGTCATCCGCGGCATGGCCGTGGGCGAGATCCAGCTCAAGGACTTTGCCAAGGTCTTCTGGAAGGAGCTGCGGGTGAGCATGCTGGTGGGCGTGGTACTCAGCGCGGTGAACTTTGTACGCCTGATCATCACCTACCCCGGCAACCAGATGGTGGCCCTGACGGTGGCTCTGGCTCTGTTTGTTACCGTGCTGCTGGCCAAGACGGTGGGCGGCGTGCTGCCCATGGTCGCCAAGCTGTGCCACGCAGACCCGGCTATCATGGCTGCTCCCCTGATCACTACCATTGTGGACGCCATTTCCCTGGTGGTCTACTTCCGCATTGCCTGTGCCCTGCTGCCCATTTGA